From a single Triplophysa rosa unplaced genomic scaffold, Trosa_1v2 scaffold240_ERROPOS68472, whole genome shotgun sequence genomic region:
- the LOC130550132 gene encoding interferon-induced very large GTPase 1-like yields MSSAKDVKDRQKLSAEQLMGRLHLESKYQKLKTADFIQITEHSQSHEFCAEEEVARTFLQKLLTLDYTVRCIKIGEYTEQNDTQQRCNKLSTRDAFNYIFGETAESDDETNTPDAIDLMDAQMAVFHCADSFLKQLMVTKLSQCQFALPLLVPNPFTQQIDFPLWTFRQIKKSWKTTDDTGQTQPVYRAETPMVAFFSFGSLSSSKSQLINSLINEKHNTFFHRNCPGSSRTRILMDGVVEIAWYCPSGEKTDKFPQCVAFCNLHGDARVNEKQLDIITQMSSVNVVILTKMKNNNKDMKKIQRLYQASKPLICLCPENNAALKEVCQGKYRIGLRDRNQSTVFEELRKAINKVFSSLESSSLFKLEDVAKHLNITVDEKTDEDCKRRKDAAQQMMSLLENKDLTEIKESFLPCQGKLWHQWCQKNKELHRPTLGELHKSDNIEKNKSDKKSEMLKIRETQQRSVVSEFIQTFIQQLNSQEGNEMVYFLKWLGILLDDFTTESLSALHREYDKKWSAVIDLRKKHDKSQQQMAEQELEIISEKLQAATFGLEHILREIGQIYESCSTVKNNKKDLKFDFKVLPGIAAKMMMSGFPLELMDGDAAHVPLIWVTAVLDELIQKLGDKKVFVLSVLGIQSSGKSTMLNAMFGLQFAVSAGRCTRGAFMQLVKVSEEMKMKEQLEFDYILVVDTEGLRALELAGRSTRNHDNEMATFVVGLGNMTLINIFGENTAEMQDTLQTVVQAFLRMKRVRLNPSCMFVHQNVFDVTAREKNMEGRRRQQKNLDEMTKLVAKEEDCNTEFFSDVIAFDVQNDVKYFSQLWEGSPPMAPPNPNYSRNIQELKDTVLSKASTASSITLSQFKMRINDLWTALLNENFVFSFKNTLEISVYRKLETNYSNWTFSLRSAVLSIEDKFYNRIANGNIDIHDNDLLAEMRKTKDEVEKSMKSYFGEDKDKDILCQWRGRFETQIKGLHDDLVKETKRKLNKAIEQKKAMENLDKKRTEDENTLFTRSKECAVSLKRKGADERVLKKEFDTLWSKWVTEMTEDIPPLKDFDLWDDVTKVLSENHEPTFVNQRLNLQDFKQIVHRGDYDDYIVIQRHLELSGETVSSQNNILNAKYNDSVRQLIHNVMQETQKMMEKLPVRGHGYNASYIQEITDCVKKSVEQNQSENQTYKLKSEFITDLCLYLCDIACKKILKLHKKFRESNYFKKQKTQYCNFFMNYSRGATNTTILIDFICSKLEPSILQDVYNKTAIDLAAQMRSDIRALCENRSNLEKHILKSLAEKEDFDQYIQYIYIPKHHFKQFIKNEVDKYFTKQSEMILNIFKGNLQQKEQIVSNAVHVVTVEVKNKRGDENMWFRSFTKTLTNVLKFTGESCVNVTEVKDLDFLENHLSKSLNEMMTKLQNSFSSIDDIKMEKCRKKPDEILIDHFCQCCWVQCPFCKAICTNTMENHPGDHSVPFHRSTGLNGRFNKEKTNLTNCFCTTEVASDNWFYSNDSDEKTFWKEYRKGGPELVNWSITPDLSELPYWKWVVCRFQKDLEKHYSKTFKAHCEIPDEWRQYTKEDAIESLDKYI; encoded by the exons ATGAGCTCTGCCAAAGATGTGAAAGACAGACAAAAG CTATCTGCAGAACAACTGATGGGCAGACTTCATCTGGAAAGCAAATATCAGAAACTGAAAACGGCAGATTTTATTCAGATAACTGAACATTCACAATCTCATGAGTTTTGTGCAGAGGAAGAAGTCGCTCGAACTTTTCTACAAAAGTTACTTACATTGGACTACACAGTGAGATGCATCAAAATTGGAGAGTACACTGAACAGAACGACACACAACAAAGATGTAATAAGTTGTCTACAAGAGACgcttttaattatatttttggaGAAACAGCTGAATCTGATGATGAGACTAACACACCAGATGCTATTGACTTAATGGATGCTCAGATGGCTGTGTTTCATTGTGCTGATAGTTTCTTAAAACAGCTCATGGTGACTAAACTCTCACAATGTCAGTTTGCTCTTCCTCTGCTTGTACCGAATCCATTCACACAACAGATTGATTTTCCTCTCTGGACATTTAGACAAATCAAAAAGAGCTGGAAGACGACTGATGATACAGGTCAAACGCAACCAGTCTACAGGGCAGAAACTCCAATGGTGGCTTTCTTTAGTTTTGGTTCTTTGTCCTCATCAAAGTCTCAGCTGATAAACAGTTTGATCAATGAGAAACATAACACGTTCTTCCACAGAAACTGTCCAGGCAGCAGCAGAACCAGAATACTGATGGACGGGGTTGTGGAGATCGCCTGGTACTGCCCATCCGGAGAGAAAACAGATAAATTTCCTCAATGTGTTGCGTTCTGTAATCTTCATGGTGATGCACGAGTCAATGAGAAACAGCTGGATATCATAACTCAAATGTCTTCTGTAAATGTTGTTAttttaactaaaatgaaaaataataataaagacatgaaaaagATCCAAAGATTATATCAGGCCTCAAAGCCGCTCATTTGTCTATGTCCTGAGAATAATGCAGCGCTCAAAGAAGTCTGCCAAGGAAAATACAGAATAGGTTTGAGAGACAGAAATCAATCTACTGTCTTTGAAGAACTCAGAAAAGCTATCAATAAAGTATTCTCATCTTTAGAATCATCTTCCCTTTTCAAACTTGAAGATGTggccaaacatttaaatatcacAGTAGATGAGAAGACTGATGAGGACTGCAAGAGACGAAAAGATGCAGCACAGCAAATGATGAGTTTACTGGAGAATAAAGATCTGACAGAAATTAAAGAATCATTTCTGCCGTGTCAGGGAAAACTGTGGCATCAGTGGTGCCAGAAGAATAAAGAACTACACAGACCTACATTGGGTGAACTACATAAGAGTgataatatagaaaaaaacaaaagtgataAGAAATCAGAAATGCTGAAAATCCGTGAAACGCAGCAAAGATCTGTTGTAAGTGAATTTATCCAAACCTTTATTCAACAACTGAACTCACAAGAAGGAAATGAGATGGTGTATTTTCTTAAGTGGCTTGGGATTCTACTGGATGACTTCACCACTGAAAGTCTTTCAGCCCTTCATCGTGAGTATGATAAAAAGTGGTCAGCAGTCATAGATCTTAGAAAGAAACATGATAAATCACAACAACAGATGGCTGAACAAGAACTTGAGATCATCTCTGAGAAACTACAAGCTGCAACCTTTGGTTTGGAGCACATACTGAGAGAGATCGGTCAGATTTATGAATCATGTtcaactgtaaaaaacaacaagaaagACCTGaagtttgactttaaagttcttccTGGTATTGCAGCAAAGATGATGATGTCTGGATTTCCACTGGAGCTGATGGATGGAGATGCTGCTCATGTTCCTCTGATCTGGGTTACTGCTGTTTTAGATGAACTCATCCAGAAACTGGGAGACAAGAAAGTCTTTGTGCTGTCAGTTTTAGGGATTCAGAGCTCTGGGAAATCCACCATGTTGAATGCCATGTTTGGTTTGCAGTTTGCTGTCAGTGCCGGCCGGTGCACCAGAGGAGCTTTCATGCAGCTGGTCAAAGTGTCAGAGGAGATGAAGATGAAAGAACAGCTGGAGTTTGACTATATTCTGGTTGTTGATACTGAGGGTCTTCGTGCTCTAGAACTGGCTGGAAGATCAACAAGAAATCATGACAATGAAATGGCCACATTTGTTGTTGGTCTTGGAAATATGACATTAATCAACATCTTTGGAGAAAACACTGCTGAGATGCAGGATACTCTCCAAACTGTTGTTCAGGCCTTTCTGAGGATGAAGAGAGTCAGACTGAATCCCAGCTGTATGTTTGTGCATCAGAATGTTTTCGATGTTACAGCCAGAGAGAAAAATATGGAAGGAAGGAGACGACAGCAGAAGAATCTGGATGAGATGACAAAACTTGTTGCTAAAGAGGAGGACTGTAATACAGAGTTTTTCAGTGATGTCATTGCATTTGATGTACAGAATGATGTGAAGTATTTTTCACAGCTCTGGGAGGGAAGCCCACCTATGGCTCCACCAAACCCGAACTACAGCAGAAACATTCAAGAGTTGAAAGACACCGTTCTCTCAAAAGCTTCTACAGCAAGCAGCATCACACTGTCACAGTTCAAAATGCGTATTAATGATCTTTGGACAGCACTGCTGAATGAAAACTTTGTGTTcagcttcaaaaacacactGGAGATTTCTGTATACAGAAAACTGGAAACTAACTATAGCAACTGGACTTTCAGTCTCAGGAGTGCCGTGTTGAGCATTGAAGACAAATTCTACAACAGAATTGCTAATGGAAACATTGATATTCATGATAATGACCTGCTGGCTGAAATGAGGAAGACAAAAGACGAAGTCGAAAAATCAATGAAGTCTTACTTTGGTGAGGACAAAGACAAAGACATTCTGTGTCAATGGCGAGGAAGATTTGAAACACAAATTAAAGGTCTTCATGATGATCTGGTGAaggaaacaaaaagaaaattgaaTAAAGCAATTGAACAGAAGAAAGCAATGGAGAACCTGGATAAGAAAAGAACAGAGGATGAAAATACACTTTTCACTCGGAGCAAGGAATGTGCAGTGAGTCTAAAAAGAAAAGGAGCAGATGAACGTGTTCTGAAAAAGGAATTTGACACATTGTGGAGTAAATGGGTCACTGAAATGACAGAAGATATTCCTCCACTGAAAGACTTTGATTTATGGGATGATGTCACAAAGGTTTTATCTGAAAACCATGAACCAACTTTTGTGAATCAGAGACTTAATCTGCAAGACTTCAAACAGATAGTCCATAGAGGTGATTATGATGACTACATTGTAATACAGAGACATCTAGAGCTTTCTGGTGAAACTGTATCAAGTCAAAACAACATCCTTAATGCGAAATATAATGACTCAGTGAGGCAACTGATTCATAATGTTATGCAGGAAACTCAGAAAATGATGGAAAAATTACCAGTCAGAGGACACGGCTACAATGCAAGTTACATTCAGGAAATAACAGACTGTGTTAAAAAGTCAGTTGAGCAAAATCAATCAGAGAACCAAACatataaattaaaaagtgaGTTTATCACAGATCTCTGTCTCTATCTGTGTGACATTGCAtgtaaaaaaattcttaaaCTCCACAAGAAATTCAGAGAATCAAATTATTTTAAGAAGCAGAAGACACAATACTGCAACTTCTTCATGAACTACTCCAGAGGAGCAACAAACACAACCATACTGATTGATTTCATCTGCAGTAAACTTGAACCGTCCATCCTACAAGACGTTTACAACAAAACGGCTATTGATTTAGCAGCACAGATGAGGTCTGACATACGAGCATTATGTGAGAACAGATCAAATCTGGAGAAACACATTCTGAAATCCCTCGCAGAGAAAGAGGACTTTGATCAGTACATACAATATATCTATATACCCAAACATCACTTCAAAcaattcataaaaaatgaagTGGATAAATACTTcaccaaacaaagtgagatgattctaaacattttcaaaggaaATCTACAACAGAAAGAGCAGATTGTGAGTAATGCTGTGCATGTAGTGACAGTGGAGGTAAAAAACAAGAGAGGAGATGAAAACATGTGGTTCAGAAGTTTCACCAAAACACTCACGAATGTGCTGAAATTCACAGGAGAGTCATGTGTTAATGTCACTGAAGTTAAAGACTTGGATTTTCTTGAAAATCATTTGAGTAAAAGTCTGAATGAAATGATGACAAAGCTACAGAACAGTTTTTCAAGCATTGATGACATTAAAATGGAAAAGTGCAGGAAGAAACCAGATGAGATTTTGATCGATCACTTCTGTCAGTGCTGTTGGGTTCAGTGTCCCTTCTGTAAAGCCATCTGCACCAACACAATGGAGAACCATCCTGGAGATCACAGTGTTCCTTTCCATCGTAGTACTGGACTGAATGGGCGGtttaacaaagaaaaaacaaacttgacaaaTTGTTTCTGCACAACAGAAGTAGCAAGTGATAATTGGTTTTACTCAAATGATTCGGATGAAAAAACATTCTGGAAAGAATACAGAAAAGGAGGTCCTGAATTAGTAAACTGGAGCATCACTCCTGACCTCTCAGAACTGCCATACTGGAAGTGGGTTGTGTGCAGATTCCAGAAAGATCTAGAAAAGCACTACAGTAAAACATTCAAGGCACATTGTGAGATTCCAGATGAATGGAGACAATACACAAAAGAGGATGCTATTGAGAGTTTGGATAAATACATCTAG